In Fusarium oxysporum f. sp. lycopersici 4287 chromosome 9, whole genome shotgun sequence, the genomic stretch CGAACATCCCGAGGTTCCTATTACGTTGAGCACAAACATTGTGGATATTTCGGGCGTGGGGCTGAAGCAGTTCTGGAATCTTAAGCAGCATATGCAGGCTGCTTCACAACTTGCTACGGCGCATTACCCCGAGACGCTGGATCGCATATTCGTGATTGGTGCGCCGGCGTTTTTCAGCACTGTTTGGGGTTGGATCAAGCGTTGGTTCGATCCTATCACTGTCTCTAAGATTTTCATCCTTGGTCATAATGAGGTCAAGAGTGTGCTGGAGCAGTACATTGAGCCCAGAAACATTCCCAAGAAGTATGGCGGCGAGCTTGACTACAACTTTGGAGAACTCGGCAACCCTGATCCTAACTGGGAGGGCGTCGTTGAGTTTGAGAATGGACACAAGACGTTTCCTAGCGGGCCGTTATTGTGGGAGGAGGATTCTAATGGAAGACTAGTCTGTATGGCTAAGGGTTCCAAGGACGGACAGCCTCGAAACGAGAGAATCTGTACAATCCCCAAGACCTTTGGTCTCGCGCCTGTTGTAGAAATCTCCAGCGGCGAAACAGTCGTTGAAACACCAGCAGAAACCAACGACGCAGCCGCCCTCAACGGAAACGGACACCCCGTATCTCCTCAAGGAACACACGACGACGGCGTTCAGACCGACGACGCGCTCTTGAGCGATGACGTGAacgagaagctgaagctgcagGACGACAAGCCTGTCGCGGCACAGACGACTACTGCGTGATAGAAGTATTATATCCTAGAGATGGTGAAGACTGGCATACCCTGGAAGCAAATTTTGGATAAGATGGTTTGAAGTACAAGATGGACTATATTGGTTGAAGTACACGGAGTATATCCCTTTCTGTTTGGCGTATCATGTTTAGAACCTCCCGTTGAAGCGGTGATAAGGTTGTGAATACATAATCGTGATTCCCTGTTAATGTTTGAACAATTACCTTCTTTATTCTATTCCCTAATCCTGATCTTCTATGCCGCGTGCCTCTATTGAACTCTATTCTAGCAATGACGTTACCAAGTCTATTCCATCTCTGGAACTTCTGGTCTTGTAATATATCCCCTTCTATTCCTCCACTGGGTAACACCCCTCTCAAGCTCCCCCCACGTAACCCCATCTCTAACAAGACACATCGTCACCCCCAAACTCTCCGTATCTCTATTCCTCACCTCATCATCGAAGAACAGCATATCCTCATACTTGATCCCCGTCCTCTTCTGCAAGCTCTCAAAGTGCTTGATCTTGCACCCTGGATAAATCTCCAACAAGCCCTCGAACACATCCAGCGCTTTCTTTGGCTTCCCGCCCTCTGGTCCAGTGATATGCAGCATCTTTAACAAATCGCGCGCAAGGCTCGGCGCAGAAGTTCGCGATGCCACGCCGATTTTTATACCGGCGCGCGGCAGGGCGTGAAGAATGGCAGGGACGTCGCTGAAGAAACCATAGTCCTCGCCGTATCGATCTGTGGCGCTTGTGTGTGAGGAGTTGGGTTTTAGGGGTGGTGTTACGTGGGTGTCTACCCAGAATGGCCAGAGGGTGTAGTCGAgatcgaagacgatgagCTTGGGGAGCGGAAGGGTGGGATCGGCGAGGGAGGATGGGAGGGCGgtggatgatgttgatgttgttgagattgtAGAGAGGGTTGAGGTGCTCGGCGGAAGCGGGTTTTTGGAGAGTTTCTTTGGCATTTTGAGATTACTGAGGTGAAGAGTGATAGAGAGGGAGGGTTTGACGTGGTGATGGAAggtttggtgttgagaagttggGACTTTTTTGTTGTCGCCCCGCGGTGGGGGGATGTGACGTCGCTGACGTGCGTGCTCTGACCAGGCAGCTGAACGTTGCTATGATCGACGCGACTGCCTTGGGGTAGATTTTCTCATCCACTTTGTGGCCGTAGGTTTTGACGGTTAACGTCGTAGCGGTTCTATATTCATATCTCTCTCACAACATCAAGCACAGTATTACATAACAAGGACTGTTGCCAGACTCTAGCCGAGATATCATCCGAATTTGATCTCTGCTAGCTGTTGTAATCTATGTTAATCTTGTGTTGTTCTCCTTCATTCATCTCTAACAAAGATCCATGGCAATCAGAATTTTATCTTTCCAGGTACTTAGTCAACTGCCCATGACTACTTTATGCTGGTGAATGACCATGAGCAAGTGATCTACCCCTCGTACTCTAAGTTATTTCACAAGAAATAGCGCTTTCTACATTGAATTCGCCTAATCATGGAAATTATACCGACTAATCGCAATGCTTGCTGAGTCTCTCAAATCTCTTTACTCAGTCTTGGCCAAGCCAGTCCAGGTTGAATGTCAACCTTTAAATTCCTACTTCGGCTACCCCGCACTCTCTGCGATTGCGGGGAGGCAAACTACGGGTCCTCTTGAGCAAAATACCACGCTTCTAATTGGCCCGAGGTAATTAGTCCAAGTCGGGGGACATTTCCCCATTTAACTTGGACATTTGCCTGACTCTTTTTAACCTGAAGAACTGATCTCTTTTTGCCGAAAGCTGCAATCCCCTGGGTATTAACCCCTGCGATATGCATATGCCGCTGAGCGTATGTCTAAGAAATAAGCGATTTTGTGCTTCTGTGCGTCATTCTTGACGCTCTGAAGGTGTTCAGGGGTTGGCCGCGAAGATCGACTCATTCACGCGACACGGTCAATTGAGTGATTGACAGGGACTCAAGACGGAAACAGAAGCATTCATGATGGCTAAGAGAACGTGGTCGGACTCTGCTGCGGCGACCAGCGCTGATGCGGCGGTATGTCTTGACGTCCTCATTATGAGAATTGGCTGACAAGACAGGCCCCGACACCAGCTCGTCCAAATGGGAACGGGAGAACAGCTTCTCATCGACAAAGCATCACGGGCGTCGTGTCTAACGACGGTACTGTTCCTCAGATCTCACGCAAGATCAAGGCGTGCGCAGCATGTCGGAAACACAAGGTGAGACCGAGAAGCCGCAGAGTATGAGTGAGAGTTAATTGTGGTGATAGATCAAATGCTTGATGGATGAAAGTGGCCCGCCATGTCGGAGATGCGCAGAGAGAAATCTAGGATGTGTCTTGAGCAAAAGTCTCCAAACCATCATGGATGAAAAGTCACAGTAAGCTTTAACCCCTTTATCGCTCACCATCTTAAAATAACCAAAACATTCAGATTTTCTGAATCCGTGGTCCAAGATCTAGAGCAAATGCACAGCGCTCTAAGACAAGTCATGACCAAACTCAGCCTCCCAGAACTTCCACCCCTACAGAGCATCAACTcccgagaagaagggtcACCACCTAAAGACGACCATGCAAATACGTCACATCACCTATCTGTATCACAAGAGGAATTCCGTGGTCCCTCATGTGATAACTCACCAAAAGCGACGCCTGAGGATGAGGGCCTTCCTTATGTGCCTATTCACTCACTTTATACTCTTACTAAACTCAGTGCTTTACGATCACCGGATAATCCTGAAGCCCAAAAAGGAAACGCCATCAACGACTTTATCGCTCGCGGTGCGCTTTCGCTAGCAGATGCAGAAAGTCTCTTTTCTCTGTATCGCGACCGTTTAGATCGGTATATGTACGGAATCGGCTGTCGATACATGACCCTCGAAGAGCTCCGCCGCAAGAGTCCAATCCTCTCCGCTGCTACACTCACAGTAGCTGCACTACACGACCCAAAAGCCGATAACATCTACGGAATCTGCAGTGGAGAGTTCCGACGCCTCATGGAAAAGTCAATGTTTGAGCGCCGCATTGATCGTGATTATCTTCGCGCTATGTGTGTTGCTTCATATTGGCTCAGCGATCTTTCTTGGATGCTCTCGGGATATGCTATTCGACGCGCTGCGGAGTGTAATTTGCATAATAGCTATAACCAGGCTATCAAGGAGCAGAGTCAGGAGGCGGCGGATTGTGCTCGACTGTGGTATATACTGTACATCTGTGATCAACACCTTGCTACTTTGTACGGACGGCCTTCGATTGTTCAGGAGGATTCGTCGATTCAGGGATGGGAGCAGTTCTTGAAGTCACCAGTTGCGACGGAGGAGGATAAGCGGTTGACTGGCCAGGTTATGCTGGTTAGTATTCTGCGAAATATCCGTGAGCTCTTTGGGACGGATAAGGGTGAGCCGATTCCGAGGGTATACCTGAATCACATACTGCAGTTCAGAAGGCAGTTGGATGAGTGGTATACTCGATGGATGGGAGAATTACCTGGTAAGTCAACATCAGCGCTTATCCCCGAATTATACTAACCTCCCGCAGAGCAATGGACCCAAATCGGCTCATTCCCTCGAAAAGGAACAATCCTTCACTACAACTTCGCCCAGATCCATCTCTACTCACACATCTTCCGCGGTCTCTCCAACGACGCCCCCATCCCTCATTATTTCCTCGACTGCGCAATGCAAGCCGTCAACGCCGCAACAGCCATCATCGACCTCATAATAACCGACCCAGACGTCGCAGTCGGCATCGTAGGAATGCCCTCGTACATGCTCTCCATGACCGCCTTTGCCTGCATGTTCCTCATAAAAGTCGCAGTGAAGTACGGCAGCGATCTGATCGAGCGCCAGCGCGTTCACGATCTAACGACGAATCTGGTCCGGCAGTTTAGATCGCTGAAAGCTGGGAAGTGGCATCTTGCGAATCTCATGGCGGGCGGGTTGGAGCGCATGACTGCGACACTGGCTACACCAGACCTGGGACAGGTACAGCCTGCGGTGTATAATAATGCGGTTGAGCATGTTGATATGGTGATGCCGGGGAATCAGGTGTATACTGATATGGATGGGGATACGTTCTTTGACTACGATATGAGTTTTGGGCTCTCGCCGGTTTTTAGGTTTGATCCGAGTATGTTTACGGTTGATGCTTCGGGACAGTCGCTCCCGACGTATCCCGAGGCTGATTATGGGATGAGGCCGCAATAGGATGGTTGAACGGGCGTTTTGTTTGGGAATACCTGGTTGTTTGTATGTGATAGGACTTGGGtatgaagctgaagagatgatTCTTATCCGTTGTATGGCCGAAAGAGACTCCGTGATCGGATAACTACCCCGTATCTGAGTGAACCATGGCTAGAGATGTATCATATCTGCTCCCCCAATCTACATGACGATCCCCTCCACCTGCTGCAGTTTCTCTCCACAGTTTGTCCATCTCGGATTTCGTTCCGTCGACTCCGCATCATCTTCTGCGGGGGACACGGATAACCTCATTCGCCCCGCGATAGTGGATCAATCTTATCCGATGAGACAACCATTTAAACACATCAACTCACTCACCTCATCACTAACACAATCACTAACACAATCACTAGCCTAGCTATAGCAAACACCAAAATGGCCAATACACAGCATATCCTCATCACAGGCGCCGGTGGCTTCATCGGCCAAGAAATCATAGCCCCCCTCCTCAACTCCTCACCCTCTATCCATCTCACAATAACCGACATCTCTGAACCTCCCGTTCCAGCTCAACATGCCCAACGCATAACTTCTCTCGCCGCAGATCTCACCAATCCCTCTGTCGTCGAGCAACTCATAACGTCTCAGCCCTTCCAAGCAGTTTATCTCTTCCACGGGCTCATGTCCGGCGGTTCAGAAGCAAATCTCGATCTCGGTCTTAAAGTCAACGTTGATTCAGTGCGCTATGTTCTCGATGCCCTGAGGAATAAACTCCCCGGGGTCAAAGTTGTGTTTTCAAGTTCTTGTGCTGTTTATGGACCGGAGGAGGGATATGTTACGGAACAGACACTGCCGCAGCCGAGATCTTCGTATGGTGCGGAGAAGCTTATCGCTGAGTTGTTGGTGAATGACTTTTCGAGAAGGGGTTTGATCGATGGGCGCATCGTGAGATTGCCAACGGTGGTAGTTCGACCTGGAAAGCCCTCCGCCGCAGCATCGAGTTTCGCCTCAGGAATAGTCCGCGAAAGTCTCCAGGGCATTCCTAACGTCCTCCCCGTGCCGAAGGATATATCAATGTGGATCTGCAGCCCAGCGACTGTCATCAAGAACctgatcaaggtcaaggataTACCCGCTGACAAGTTTGGAGAGTCGAGGATTGTAAATCTTCCGGGTATTACTGTAAGTGTACAGGATATCctcgatgctgttgagaaggttggTGGGAAAGAGGCGGTAGCTTATGTTAAAGAAGAGCAGGATGAGGCGTTGTATAAGATTGTTAAGAGCTGGCCGCCGTGGTTTGATGCGAGTAGGGCCAAGGGGCTTGGGTTGGATGGGGATGGGGAGTTggttgatgctgtcaaggcTTTTCAGGAGAGATTGAAGAGTTCATCGTAGgacttttattattaagtgATTCTATCTCTATCAATTCATAATGGGTATAGTCAAACATCCCGCAACTCCTCTCCTACAGCTTTGAAGACCTGACTCTTCGTGATACTGAGCTTGGCTCAATACGTCCAGAAGTAACCAAATGGTCAACATCCAAAGTATTAACGAGCTCAGGCGTCGCTTGATCCAGGCTAGTAATACCAGCAAGTCTCATAGATGTTTCAAGCTCATCCTTAAGAACTAAACAGTATGTTAGTCACTACCACACAAACACCATTCAGATACCTTACTCTGTGAAAGGTGCTCAACACCCTTTTGACCATACACCAACGAATACAAGAACGGTCTTGCAATTCCAACAGCAGTAGCCCCTAGGGCAATAGCCTTGAGGATATCAGATCCACGTTCAAAGCCTCCGTCGATGAAAATCTCAAGATGTTGGAAGGCTTCGGGAAACCGCTTTCGGACctcgagaaggatgaggataGAAGCCTGAGCACTGCAGATCTGTCAGAAACCGTCCGTTTCAAGTGGATAGCAGTGAACTTACCCATCGAGAGATCTTCCACCGTGATTACTCAACATAACACCCTCAACACCATACTCAACCGCCAACTTGACATCCTCCACAGTCTGGACACCCTTCAGCACAATCGGCACAGAGCTCTCCCGTCTTATCCACTCCAAATCCTCCCACGAAAGACTCTTGTCGATATACTGCCCCATCAACCGTCCGAGTCCACTGCCCTTACCATCTTTACTGCTCTCACTACCGCTCATGGCAGATTTTATAACAACAGCTTGGGGGACTCGTTCATCGGCCTCGCGTTTTCCGGGAACGGGGGCGTCGACGGTTACGAAGATGGCTTTTATGCCCAGGGAGCGAGCGCGGCGGAGAAGTTCAATTGTTTTGGGGCGGTGAGAGTTTACGTAGAGTTGGAGGAAGAAGGGATGGCCTGATGGAGCTGCGCCGATGATGTTGGGGAGAGAGTATGAAGCGTTGCTCGAGATCTAACAAGGTCAGTAGATATTCACTTTGAACATGGTAAGTGGCTTACGATCTCAAAGATTCCTTCACTAGCAGCTGCTCTACTCCACCCAAGCTCACCATCCGGATGCGCCAGCGTCGCCATGGCAGCAGGACACATGATGAACGGCGCCTTACTCTCCAGGCCGAGAATATTCCTCTTTATACTGACTTCAGCGACATTTCGTAGGATTCTTGGGCGGAGCATGACTCTGCGGATGAgttccttgttcttggagaCTGTGACTAAATCGGTGGCGGCGGAGGAGTAGAAGGCCCATGCTTTTGGTGATAGCGCTTTTTGCGCCGCGAGGGAGAAGTCGTGTGCTGAGAGGATTTGATCGAGGGAGGGGACGGAGGAGGGGAGTTGGATTTCTGGAGATGTTAGTGAGCGTAGTGTAagagggtgagggtgagggtgaaTACCTCGAGGGGAGGGGATGTTGGGAGATTCGGACTCCATTGCTGCGAGATCACTCATGATGGCGGTTACAATTGTTCAGTCCACTGAAATAAACCTGATTGTCACAGTATTCGACTTGGATTGAGGTTCTACTGTTATCGTCGGCTCATCATGCGCCGTCTTCTTATATCTTTACGTAGTATCCGTAGATCATCTTAGTGCCATATCAGTCCCCGCAATCGGACTCCTCACCTTTCATCATGACCCGTCTCTCGGGCTATTTTGGCGCGAGTGGCACCGCGGCATCGACACGGTCATGTTGCCGGTGGCCCAGATTTGCCTTGTTCGGCCTTCTCTCCGATGTACCTCAGTTGAGCCAAACGAGCACTCACTTATGAAGAAATGGATACAAGAGATTTGTATGATCATACAAGAATTCACATTATCTAACTTTTATCTCATTTTTTAATCTGGAGTTTCAGCGCTCAGCCGATTGTCGGGATGGTGAAGCCCATCGTGCTACTGTCGTAATTCGATACCATGATTTGAGcaagtcatgatgagaagatgaaggttTTGGCCGTATGCAGGCTCATCTCACTAAAGTTTCCCAGAAACATCTTTCCAACACAACTTGGTTCGGCTCACAGTGAACGAAGTCAACTCTGAGCAAGAACTACGACTGCTTCATTCACCAAGTACCTGCTTGCTTGCTTAACTCATCAGACTTCCATTTCACTCGAAATACCTGATATTACAATATATACTACCCTAATAACACACTCCCCTACTCAATAACAATATCCTCTCCCAATCTCCGAAGCGGCAACtcctccaccatcttctccaaccGTCCACATCTCTTAACAACATCCTTCGCCTCCTCTGGAAatcccatcctcatcctcccAACCCTCTCCCACACGATCCTCCCCTCCCTCTCCGtcctctcaacaacaagaagcaTTACAAGCGCCTCTTCCACAAACCACAGCACCGTCATTTGTTCACCGCGCGCATGGCGCTCAATGTACTCTCGCATTGAACCGGCCCCGCGACTCATCCGTATGTCTACGCTGACGCGGTTGAAGATCCACCCGTCGGGGTGAGAACGTGCTTTTACGCGGTCGAGAACGAAGGGATTGGGGACGTGGATGCCGTAGGGGCGGATGTGTAGATTCGGTGGTGAGGGGGGCATGCCAGTTACGGCGGTCGAGGCGCCAAAGTCATAGGCTACGCTTCCGTCGCGGTTAACGAGAACGATGTTGGGTGAGTATGTCCAGCGGATAGAATTAGGGTCGTTGCGCGATACGTGCGTGGCAGAGACGTAGTGATGGTGGTTATGCTTGCGTTGAACGGCTTTTGTGTCAGGATCTACTACTGTGATAGAGGAGTAGAGATCAACGGGGCCTTTCCAGCCTGCCCATGTCCAGCTGGGCATGTGAGGACGTCTTGTGGCGATGACACCTTCTTTGTGGTGCCAGAAACATGTTGAGAGAGCAAAGATGTCGCGGGTGCGTGGGAGACCTTGGACTGCTGGACCTTGATCCATTTGTGGTGCCCAGAGGGGAATGCCGAGGATGTTGAACATCTTACCGCGACCGACGGTGGTCTCGAGACGTCTTAACATTCCGAGGAACGCATCTAGCGAATCTCGGTCATAAGTCAAGTCTCGTCTTGTGTAGTTTCCGATATGTTGGTCTGCTTCTCGGAAGATGCTGAGCGTACTTGGGTCTTCAGCCTTGCCGGGTAGTCTCTTCCAACGCTCCCAGCTTCCATCGACGAATGAAACACCGTTGAATAGACCAGGACGCATAAAGTCACACATCCGCTGCTCTTCCATGTCATGGTAATACTCAAGCGGTAGGATGAGCGACTCAGGACAGCACATGCCCTCGCATTCCCAATACATCTGCTGATCCGTAAAGATCAAGCGCCGTCTCgcaagaagaccttcttgATATGTCCAGCCTCGCTGATACCACGTTGAGTTCTTAATCGCCAACCGTGGATCTTGAAGACTCGATACAAGTGTGATGTTGGAGTTGACGAATTCGTACTTTGGCTGAGCCGGTCGTGTTCGTGATCCCACGCCAGGAAGGCCATAATCCGCATCCTCACCGCAAGCTGCAATGATGGCTAATATGGCACCTTCAAAGATATCATCCATCCTTGCAATCTGCTGCATCCGCTCCGCGGGTTGAACCTCCTCCATGCAAAGACGATCAACCCAGAGATATCTGATACCGAGATCTTTAGTCGCAATAACAGCATCCCATACAACCTTGGGCCATGTTTCTGTCGTCTTGTTTCCCCAGACATAACTCAGAGCCGCATACCGTTCTGTGATGGACGCAGTGACCACCTGAGGAGGATTCTTTGCGCAGTCGACGAGCTTGAAACCCGGCATCTCTCGCGTAACGGGCTTTCGGCCACATCGTCCCTGGTGATAGAATTCGCAGAACCGTAGCCAATCCACTCCAATAGACATATCAATAACACCCTCCAACTCACGACCCCAAATACCACGTTTCTGCCAACCGGCATTATCGGTCATAGAATTCGCACGCGAATGCTTCCCTTCTGATCTAGCGCTGAGAAGTTCATTCGGTGGCTCAGGCATTGTTCGATAGAGCATACCAGACCCACGGAACCAATCAGCGCTCACATCCCAGCTCAACGCGCCATCACCGCTCTTTTTGGGCACGACGCCTAGATATGCTGGGCTAACGCCTTTGATCTTATTCTTTGCTGAGTGACCCTGCTCAAACATGCTCTGATTGTCGATGAGGTAATTTGTATCGCGACTTGAGAAACCAGAGAGATATAGATCGCCCTCTCCTTCGCTGGGAATGTGCACTGAGAGAAAGAGCTTGCAGAGGGGACATTTTGTCATGAAGCGATTCTCTTCAAGCTCCTTTAACCGCCCTAACGAATGCTCCTTGTTCTCAAACGTATCCGCAGACGTCGGATTCAGAGCTCTCGTGAAGAAATCATCCATGGTGTCAAACGTAGAGTCGATATCAGCCGCCCAACCCGCACACGCAGTGCACAAATTGGGGTCTTGC encodes the following:
- a CDS encoding alcohol dehydrogenase translates to MANTQHILITGAGGFIGQEIIAPLLNSSPSIHLTITDISEPPVPAQHAQRITSLAADLTNPSVVEQLITSQPFQAVYLFHGLMSGGSEANLDLGLKVNVDSVRYVLDALRNKLPGVKVVFSSSCAVYGPEEGYVTEQTLPQPRSSYGAEKLIAELLVNDFSRRGLIDGRIVRLPTVVVRPGKPSAAASSFASGIVRESLQGIPNVLPVPKDISMWICSPATVIKNLIKVKDIPADKFGESRIVNLPGITVSVQDILDAVEKVGGKEAVAYVKEEQDEALYKIVKSWPPWFDASRAKGLGLDGDGELVDAVKAFQERLKSSS
- a CDS encoding L-lactate dehydrogenase (cytochrome) — protein: MSDLAAMESESPNIPSPREIQLPSSVPSLDQILSAHDFSLAAQKALSPKAWAFYSSAATDLVTVSKNKELIRRVMLRPRILRNVAEVSIKRNILGLESKAPFIMCPAAMATLAHPDGELGWSRAAASEGIFEIISSNASYSLPNIIGAAPSGHPFFLQLYVNSHRPKTIELLRRARSLGIKAIFVTVDAPVPGKREADERVPQAVVIKSAMSGSESSKDGKGSGLGRLMGQYIDKSLSWEDLEWIRRESSVPIVLKGVQTVEDVKLAVEYGVEGVMLSNHGGRSLDGAQASILILLEVRKRFPEAFQHLEIFIDGGFERGSDILKAIALGATAVGIARPFLYSLVYGQKGVEHLSQILKDELETSMRLAGITSLDQATPELVNTLDVDHLVTSGRIEPSSVSRRVRSSKL
- a CDS encoding L-lactate dehydrogenase (cytochrome) — protein: MSDLAAMESESPNIPSPREIQLPSSVPSLDQILSAHDFSLAAQKALSPKAWAFYSSAATDLVTVSKNKELIRRVMLRPRILRNVAEVSIKRNILGLESKAPFIMCPAAMATLAHPDGELGWSRAAASEGIFEIISSNASYSLPNIIGAAPSGHPFFLQLYVNSHRPKTIELLRRARSLGIKAIFVTVDAPVPGKREADERVPQAVVIKSAMSGSESSKDGKGSGLGRLMGQYIDKSLSWEDLEWIRRESSVPIVLKGVQTVEDVKLAVEYGVEGVMLSNHGGRSLDG
- a CDS encoding hypothetical protein (At least one base has a quality score < 10), giving the protein MPDMLDPGTPTITPPVSPGGGVERRRSRNPLKNMMQHLTVDPPPADDDREPRRASLIRRISWRKSRSPSAHSDRSGGQPQDPNLCTACAGWAADIDSTFDTMDDFFTRALNPTSADTFENKEHSLGRLKELEENRFMTKCPLCKLFLSVHIPSEGEGDLYLSGFSSRDTNYLIDNQSMFEQGHSAKNKIKGVSPAYLGVVPKKSGDGALSWDVSADWFRGSGMLYRTMPEPPNELLSARSEGKHSRANSMTDNAGWQKRGIWGRELEGVIDMSIGVDWLRFCEFYHQGRCGRKPVTREMPGFKLVDCAKNPPQVVTASITERYAALSYVWGNKTTETWPKVVWDAVIATKDLGIRYLWVDRLCMEEVQPAERMQQIARMDDIFEGAILAIIAACGEDADYGLPGVGSRTRPAQPKYEFVNSNITLVSSLQDPRLAIKNSTWYQRGWTYQEGLLARRRLIFTDQQMYWECEGMCCPESLILPLEYYHDMEEQRMCDFMRPGLFNGVSFVDGSWERWKRLPGKAEDPSTLSIFREADQHIGNYTRRDLTYDRDSLDAFLGMLRRLETTVGRGKMFNILGIPLWAPQMDQGPAVQGLPRTRDIFALSTCFWHHKEGVIATRRPHMPSWTWAGWKGPVDLYSSITVVDPDTKAVQRKHNHHHYVSATHVSRNDPNSIRWTYSPNIVLVNRDGSVAYDFGASTAVTGMPPSPPNLHIRPYGIHVPNPFVLDRVKARSHPDGWIFNRVSVDIRMSRGAGSMREYIERHARGEQMTVLWFVEEALVMLLVVERTEREGRIVWERVGRMRMGFPEEAKDVVKRCGRLEKMVEELPLRRLGEDIVIE